In one window of Fictibacillus phosphorivorans DNA:
- the smc gene encoding chromosome segregation protein SMC: MFLKRIDVAGFKSFAERIQVEFVQGVTAVVGPNGSGKSNISDAVRWVLGEQSAKSLRGSKMEDIIFAGSDNRKPLNVAEVTLTLDNEDQHLPLEYNEISITRRVYRSGDSEYLINKQQCRLKDIVELFMDSGLGREAFSIIGQGRVEEILSSKSDERRKIFEEAAGVLKYKTRKQKAEIKLTETQENLNRVEDILHELEGQVEPLKIQASIAKDYLEKKEELEIVETAVLVQEIEDLHARWEKQKELVAELQKQETVLSVKVKQGETKIERARLDMQAMDESIDELQSALLLASETLEKLEGKKEVLKERKKNYDQNKTSLLEQIQLYKAKKVELGNQLSVEKDALQDKEKQLKSIKKQVKDEEGRLSVLEMDVEAELEKLKSDYFERLNEQTTIKNEMRYLEDQARQQSSKSTRLDEENTKYLEQREALKETRKNAEAAYQAAETQLKTKQEEYQALKSEISIEDQETRTLQDKLYQAYQFIQQFKSKKEMLESMQDEYAGFMQGVKEVLKAKETKLSGIEGAVAELLSVPSEVETAIETALGASMQHIVVDHEQNAMKAIQFLKQTRAGRATFLPLNVIKPRQISSSDAHQASSIDAFVGVAATLVTFDAKYQNIVGNLLGNIIVAKDLAGANKIAKQVNYRYRIVTLEGDVVSPGGSMSGGSLKQKSNSLLSRQREIDSLTDKVATMEKQTLQLEEKVSELRSKLTEKKERLESLQTEGELLREQEQELRSSLREVEIEEKSLNDRLQLYDREKNSYESERSASDTRLTALQKKLDLAMKSGKELEKTIADLTEKKKNNQSSKEELREALTLLKIKSAELEQQVANQREKCLRIQEDFYEVEAKSKETEEDYWLLEEEMNSSSSGEDSLDEQIQQRRHEKNNALKLIAERRKERTDSFHSIESMEIGLKEAKRQYKQLHDGLRTEEVSINRLDVELESRLTHLREEYELSYEGARLKHRLEIPLQDAKRKVKLIKMAIEELGAVNIGAIEEYDRVSQRFDFLTEQRNDLTEAKDTLYGVISEMDEEMKNRFEETFTAIRSHFGVIFKELFGGGRADLVLTQPDDMLLTGVDIMAQPPGKKLQQLGLLSGGERALTAIALLFAILKVRPVPFCILDEVEAALDDANVNRFAKFLRAFSKETQFIVVTHRKGTMEEADVLYGVTMQESGVSKLVSVRLEETKELVTS; encoded by the coding sequence ATGTTCCTCAAACGAATTGATGTAGCAGGATTTAAATCATTTGCAGAGCGGATACAAGTTGAATTTGTACAAGGGGTCACAGCGGTTGTTGGCCCGAACGGAAGTGGGAAAAGTAATATCTCAGATGCCGTACGCTGGGTTTTAGGTGAACAGTCAGCAAAATCTTTGAGAGGCTCCAAGATGGAAGATATCATCTTCGCAGGTAGTGATAACCGAAAACCATTAAATGTGGCAGAAGTTACCCTTACTCTAGATAACGAAGATCAGCATCTACCGCTGGAATATAATGAAATATCAATCACGCGAAGAGTCTATCGTTCAGGAGACAGTGAATACTTGATCAATAAGCAACAGTGTCGCTTAAAAGATATTGTAGAGTTGTTTATGGATTCAGGACTTGGACGAGAAGCTTTCTCTATTATCGGACAAGGTCGGGTAGAGGAGATATTAAGCAGCAAATCTGATGAACGTAGAAAGATCTTTGAAGAAGCTGCTGGTGTATTAAAGTATAAGACCCGTAAGCAAAAAGCAGAAATAAAGCTTACTGAAACGCAAGAAAACCTGAATCGTGTTGAAGACATTCTTCATGAATTAGAAGGACAAGTCGAGCCTTTAAAAATACAAGCTTCCATCGCAAAAGATTACCTTGAGAAAAAAGAAGAGCTCGAGATCGTTGAAACAGCTGTTCTTGTTCAAGAGATCGAAGACTTGCATGCTCGATGGGAAAAACAAAAAGAACTGGTTGCAGAACTACAGAAGCAAGAAACGGTCCTATCGGTAAAAGTGAAACAAGGTGAGACTAAGATCGAGAGAGCAAGGCTTGATATGCAAGCGATGGATGAATCGATCGACGAACTCCAAAGTGCTCTTCTTCTAGCCAGCGAAACTTTGGAAAAACTCGAAGGTAAGAAAGAAGTCTTAAAAGAGCGTAAAAAGAATTACGATCAAAATAAAACATCCTTATTAGAACAAATTCAGCTATACAAGGCAAAAAAAGTAGAGTTGGGAAATCAGCTATCTGTTGAAAAAGATGCGTTGCAGGATAAAGAAAAGCAATTAAAAAGCATCAAAAAGCAAGTGAAAGACGAAGAAGGTCGATTGTCGGTTCTTGAGATGGATGTTGAAGCAGAACTTGAAAAGTTAAAAAGTGATTATTTTGAACGCTTGAACGAACAAACAACGATTAAGAACGAGATGCGTTACTTAGAGGATCAAGCTAGACAGCAGAGCTCCAAAAGTACTCGTTTAGATGAAGAGAACACAAAATACTTGGAACAAAGAGAAGCATTAAAAGAAACAAGAAAGAATGCTGAAGCTGCCTATCAAGCAGCAGAAACTCAATTAAAAACAAAGCAAGAAGAATATCAAGCTTTAAAATCAGAGATCTCGATCGAGGATCAGGAAACGAGAACACTTCAAGATAAATTGTATCAAGCGTATCAGTTTATTCAGCAGTTCAAATCTAAAAAAGAGATGCTAGAATCCATGCAAGACGAATACGCAGGTTTCATGCAAGGCGTAAAAGAGGTTTTAAAAGCGAAAGAAACAAAACTCTCTGGAATTGAAGGAGCGGTAGCGGAGCTTTTATCGGTACCTTCTGAGGTGGAAACGGCAATCGAAACAGCTTTAGGTGCTTCTATGCAGCATATTGTTGTAGATCATGAACAGAACGCTATGAAAGCTATTCAATTTTTAAAACAAACGAGAGCAGGAAGAGCAACCTTTTTGCCATTGAATGTAATCAAGCCACGTCAGATCTCTAGTTCAGATGCTCACCAAGCAAGCTCTATAGATGCTTTTGTTGGTGTTGCTGCAACCCTTGTTACATTTGATGCTAAGTATCAAAACATTGTAGGCAATCTTTTAGGAAATATTATCGTCGCCAAAGATTTAGCGGGTGCAAACAAGATTGCAAAGCAAGTGAACTACCGTTACCGAATCGTTACTCTTGAAGGAGATGTCGTGTCTCCAGGAGGATCGATGTCTGGAGGAAGTCTAAAACAAAAAAGTAATTCTCTATTGAGTAGACAAAGAGAGATTGATTCTCTTACAGACAAAGTAGCAACAATGGAGAAGCAAACACTTCAACTAGAGGAAAAAGTTAGTGAATTACGATCAAAACTAACAGAGAAGAAAGAAAGACTCGAATCTCTTCAAACAGAAGGAGAGCTCTTAAGAGAACAAGAACAAGAGTTGAGATCTTCTTTAAGAGAAGTTGAAATAGAAGAAAAGAGCTTAAACGATAGACTTCAGCTGTATGATCGCGAAAAGAATTCTTATGAATCAGAGCGTTCTGCCTCAGATACACGTCTCACAGCTCTACAGAAAAAACTCGATCTAGCTATGAAATCGGGTAAAGAGCTTGAAAAAACGATAGCTGACCTTACTGAGAAAAAGAAGAACAATCAGAGTTCAAAAGAAGAACTTAGAGAAGCACTAACACTATTGAAGATCAAGTCTGCCGAACTCGAACAGCAGGTCGCCAATCAGCGAGAAAAATGCTTAAGAATTCAAGAAGATTTTTATGAAGTGGAAGCTAAGAGCAAAGAAACAGAAGAAGATTACTGGCTTCTTGAAGAAGAGATGAACTCGAGCTCTTCTGGTGAAGATTCTCTTGATGAACAGATTCAACAGAGAAGGCATGAAAAAAATAATGCATTGAAATTAATTGCAGAACGAAGAAAAGAAAGAACAGATTCTTTCCATTCTATTGAAAGTATGGAGATCGGTCTAAAAGAGGCTAAAAGACAATATAAGCAACTTCATGATGGCCTCCGAACAGAAGAGGTTAGTATTAATCGCCTCGATGTTGAACTAGAATCAAGGCTTACACACCTTAGAGAAGAATATGAACTATCATACGAAGGCGCGAGATTGAAGCATCGGTTAGAGATACCGCTTCAAGATGCAAAACGAAAAGTAAAGCTGATTAAAATGGCGATCGAAGAGCTCGGGGCTGTAAACATTGGAGCGATCGAAGAATACGACAGAGTAAGCCAACGCTTTGATTTTCTTACTGAACAAAGAAACGACTTAACAGAAGCGAAGGATACTCTTTATGGCGTAATTTCTGAGATGGATGAAGAGATGAAGAATCGATTTGAAGAAACGTTTACTGCCATTCGCTCACACTTCGGTGTTATTTTTAAAGAGTTATTTGGTGGTGGTCGAGCAGATCTCGTTTTAACGCAGCCTGATGATATGCTTTTAACTGGTGTAGATATTATGGCGCAGCCACCAGGCAAGAAGCTGCAACAACTTGGTCTATTATCTGGTGGAGAACGAGCTTTAACTGCTATAGCTTTATTATTTGCAATCTTGAAGGTTAGACCTGTTCCGTTCTGTATACTAGATGAAGTTGAAGCGGCACTTGATGATGCGAACGTAAACCGATTCGCAAAATTTTTACGAGCATTCAGCAAAGAAACTCAATTTATTGTAGTAACACATCGTAAAGGAACGATGGAAGAAGCAGATGTCCTTTATGGGGTGACCATGCAGGAATCTGGTGTGTCGAAGCTTGTTTCTGTGAGGCTTGAAGAAACAAAAGAACTTGTAACATCATAG
- a CDS encoding putative DNA-binding protein yields the protein MLDKTMRINYLFDFYQALLTPKQKNYMGLYYLDDYSLGEIAEQYNVSRQAVYDNIKRTEAMLEEYEEKLGLFAKFQERDQLLSSLRELLNSEPDNVIAIIDRLENME from the coding sequence ATGCTAGATAAAACAATGAGAATTAATTATCTATTCGATTTTTACCAAGCATTATTGACCCCTAAACAGAAGAATTATATGGGTTTGTACTATTTGGACGATTATTCTCTCGGTGAAATTGCTGAACAATATAATGTCAGCCGCCAGGCCGTTTATGATAATATTAAACGGACAGAGGCGATGCTGGAAGAATATGAAGAAAAGTTAGGGCTTTTTGCAAAGTTTCAGGAACGTGACCAGTTGCTGTCATCTTTAAGAGAGCTTCTGAATTCTGAACCTGATAACGTAATTGCAATTATCGATCGCCTTGAAAATATGGAATAG
- the ftsY gene encoding signal recognition particle-docking protein FtsY, translating into MSFLKRLKEKFSTQQSEESSEKFKSGLEKTRNSFSFKVNDLLKRFRKVDEEFFEELEEILIGADVGVHTVLDIIDQLKDVARTKNIQNPMELRSAITEKLAEMLQKEESDNKLNLQTDGMTVILFVGVNGVGKTTTIGKLAHQLKNDGKKVILAAGDTFRAGAIDQLEVWGERADVDVIKHHEGADPAAVIYDSIQAAKSRKADVLLCDTAGRLQNKVNLMNELSKVKRVIEREIPGAPHEVLLVVDATTGQNAMNQAKTFGQSTDVTGLVLTKLDGTAKGGIVLAIRHELDIPVKFVGLGEKIDDLQEFDADQFVYGLFAGTEEEGAE; encoded by the coding sequence GTGAGTTTTTTAAAACGATTAAAAGAAAAATTCTCAACACAGCAATCAGAGGAATCATCAGAAAAGTTTAAGAGTGGACTTGAAAAAACGAGGAACTCTTTTTCATTTAAAGTGAACGACCTTCTAAAGCGATTTAGAAAAGTAGATGAAGAATTCTTTGAAGAGCTAGAAGAGATCTTGATCGGAGCAGATGTTGGGGTCCATACCGTTCTTGATATTATTGATCAACTAAAAGATGTTGCTCGTACGAAGAACATTCAAAATCCAATGGAGCTTCGATCCGCCATCACTGAGAAGTTAGCTGAAATGCTTCAAAAAGAAGAAAGCGATAATAAGCTAAACCTACAGACCGATGGAATGACGGTTATTCTGTTCGTAGGTGTGAACGGTGTAGGAAAAACAACAACGATTGGAAAACTCGCACATCAGTTAAAGAATGATGGAAAGAAAGTAATCTTGGCTGCTGGAGATACTTTCCGTGCAGGCGCGATCGATCAGCTTGAGGTGTGGGGAGAACGTGCTGATGTTGATGTGATCAAGCATCATGAAGGAGCGGACCCAGCAGCTGTTATTTATGACAGCATCCAAGCTGCTAAGTCTCGCAAAGCGGATGTATTACTTTGTGATACAGCTGGAAGACTTCAGAATAAAGTGAATCTGATGAACGAGCTTTCAAAAGTGAAACGTGTCATTGAACGTGAGATTCCAGGTGCTCCTCATGAAGTTCTTCTTGTTGTAGATGCTACAACAGGGCAGAACGCTATGAATCAGGCAAAAACATTCGGACAATCAACAGATGTAACAGGTTTAGTTCTAACAAAGCTCGATGGAACGGCAAAAGGCGGAATCGTTTTAGCAATCCGTCATGAACTAGATATTCCAGTGAAATTTGTAGGACTCGGTGAGAAAATTGATGATCTGCAGGAGTTTGATGCTGATCAGTTCGTATATGGTCTGTTTGCAGGAACAGAAGAAGAAGGTGCAGAGTAA